In the genome of Flavobacteriaceae bacterium YJPT1-3, the window CTGCAAGCCACCCATCAAGAAAGCGCCATCGCGAAATACATCAGTAAATACGGGCCCGGCGTACACCACGTCGCGTTTTCGGTAGGTGATATAAAAGCCGAGATGAAGCGGTTGGCAGAGGCGGGTTTTCGTTTGCTCAATGAAGAACCCAAACGGGGCGCCGACAATAAGTGGGTTGCTTTCGTGCATCCTAAATCGGCCGGCGGTGTGCTGGTTGAGCTCTGTCAAGAGATTGCGGAAACGAAGTAAAGTTTGGTGCACTACCGGGAAAAGCGTTAAATTTGCGCACTTATTTGAATGGAGATGCTCCAGCGGTGTCGCTTTCGTTCAACGGTCCTATACCTGCCCACCTAGCGGTAGGTAGGCGGGGCTCAGTTGGTTACCTGCCTACCTGATGTTAGTCAGGCAGGGAGCACCTAATTGATACGAGAAGGAGTATGTTTGTATACGTAATTCGAAGCGATCAAGATCAGCGCCTTTACGTTGGGATGACGGGTGATGTAGAGCGGAGTTTGATGGAGCATAATGCTGGAAGAACTCGAAGCACTAAGGGATATCGTCCCTGGAGGATGCTTCACATAGAGGAATATCCTGACCGAGAATCTGCCAGGAAAAGAGAAAAGTATCTCAAGAGTGGATTTGGCAAGTATTGGTTGAATAAAAAATATCCAACGGTCCTATACCTGCCCACCTAGCGGTAGGTAGGCGGGGCTCAGTTGGTTACCTGCCTAACTGATGTTAGTCAGGCAGGGAGCACCTAATTGATACGAGAAGGAGTATGTTTGTATACGTAATTCGAAGCGATCAAGATCAGCGCCTTTACGTTGGGATGACGGGTGATGTAAAGCGGCGTTTGATGGAGCATAATGCTGGAAGAACTCGAAGCACTAAGGGATATCGTCCCTGGAGGATGCTTCACATAGAGGAATATCCTGACCGAGAATTTGCCAGGAAAAGAGAAAAGTATCTCAAGAGTGGATTTGGCAAGTATTGGTTGAATAAAAAATATCCAACGGTCCTATAGCTCAGTTGGTTAGAGCACCTGACTCATAATCAGGTGGTCCCTGGTTCGAGCCCAGGTGGGACCACATCACTCAGAAAACCCAGGCTGCAAAGCCTGGGTTTTTCATTTTCGGAAAAAAGTCAGATTCATCTGAGCTTATTACTACTAATGGCCAGCGCACCGTCTGGCTCCTCACTACACTAAATCCACTGGATTTAGTGTAGACGCTCGGCCCTTATTTGCAGCCGAGGTCATTCTCTGGTCGCTTCCGACCTAGGAGGAAGCAACCCAGGGTTATGTTTTTAAATTTTGAATCTTAAACCACATCACTCAGAAAACCCAGGTTGTAGAGCCTGGGTTTTTCATTGGCAGGAAGGCATCACCAAAAGCCCGGTGAGTAATGCAGTGAAAGACAGGACGATTTTATACTTGGGGTCTAAGACTTAAAGGGCTCACTTAAAAAGGACCCCGATTGCTAGGGTATGCTCAAGCCTCCAAGGACCTTCTGTTGCTGCACTCTGCGCTTTTATTCTGGTCTTATCGTAGCCATTTACGTATAACCATGTCGGCCAACATACTTACCAAAGGCTGTTTTTAGGCTGCTATAAGCCAAATCGAGAAAAACATCCTACCGCATCTATAATTATTCTAAATTGGAACCTATTTAAATAGCTCAAATAGAATGGGTTAATAACTGAAAAGAAAGCCGATGAGGAATTAGTTAAAAATCCTAGTACTACCAGAGTGTATCACTGAAAAAAGAAATAGAAGTAAATAGAATTAACAACCAACCAACTTAAAATTCCAACATGAGAAAACATCTTATTCTTATTGCCATAGCGTTGTGCTTGACTGCGCCGGCCACAGCACAAGAATCTACGCAAAAGTTAGATTACAGAACAGGGAATCCTGCCGATTGGCCCGAAGAACTAGATGCTGTAAATGGGGCACCAGATAATCACAAGATCTTATTGGAAAATGATCAGGTACGCGTCTTGGATGTGACTCTCGCGCCCAATGAGGTAGAGAACCTACATCACCATCGTTGGCCAAGCGTGCTTTATATCATGCAAGCCGGGGAATTTACAGACCAGGATGCCGAAGGAAATTTTATTATGGATTCCAGGGAATTACCCGAACCGTTACAATTTCCCTTAACCATGTGGAAAAAACCAGAAGCACCACATACTGTAACCAATCTGAGCGATACAAAATCCATACATCTGGTTAGAGTTGAATTAAAACAAAATGAAGGCTATTCAGGCGCTTCAAACCTGAAGATTGTCAACTCGGTGTATGAATCCTTTGGGAAAGGAGATATCCCTGCAGCTTTGGCTGTTATGGACAAGGATGTTGTCTGGAACGAAGCGGAAAGTAACTCACTTGCAGTTGGCAACCCATACATTGGGCCCGATGCCGTCTTAAAAGGTGTTTTTATGAAACTTGGCGAAATGTACCAATCTTTTAGTTTAAAGGATATCAAGTTGCACGAGATGAGCGACAACCAAGTGCTGGCCACCTTGCGCTACGCTATAACCTCAAAAAAGGGAATGGACTATGAAGTGCAAGCCGCACACCATTGGACATTGAAGGAGGGCAAAATAGTGCAATTTCAACAGTACGCAGATACCAAGAAATTAGCGGATACTGAAGCCAACTAGCAAGACGATGAAATGGATGTATGCAGTAGCTGTTATCGTACTGGTTGTGGGGTATAGTTGTACTACCAATCAAAACCATGACCAGAAGAAGATGAACGCCTTCGGATTGGATTATACCAAGGCTTGGAACAGCCAAAAACCAGAACAGGTGGCCGCTTTTTTTGAAGAAGGGGGAACTTTAATTGTGAATAAAGGCGAACCCATTAAAAGCAGAAGCGCCATCACCGATTTTGCGAAGGGTTTTATGACCGCTTTTCCTGATATGGAACTGACCATGGACAGCCTGATAAAAAAGAATAGTTCATACAATTATTACTGGACCTTCAGAGGAACTAATAAAGGCCCGGGGGGATTTGGAAGTAAGGTGATTTTTAGCGGGTTTGAGCAATGGACCATGGGTAGTGGCGGACTGATTCAAATGTCGTTGGGCACTTTTGATGTAGACGATTATAACCGTCAGGTAAAAGGAAATAGCAGGAATGAATAATTAACCTGAAAGACGCATGCTCAAATTCTTCCGGAATATCCGCAAAAAGCTCATCGAACAGGAACATGTTCGGAAGTATATCTTATATGCCGTTGGGGAAATCCTGCTCGTCGTAATTGGAATTTTAATTGCGTTGCAGATCAATAATTGGAACCAAGAACGTCAAGAACAGCAGCAATTAGAAGCATCCCTTTTGTTGATGCAATTGAACCTGAAAGAGGACATTAAAAAATTAGAGGATCAGATTGCGTACAACGAATCTATTCAAAAACACATTGACACCTTTTTCAAAATGGTAGCAAATCCTGAAGGAACGAAGCACATACCTTTAAATGATATAGGCGATGTTGCGCGCGAAAAATCCTTCTACTCAGTCACTACAGCCTTAAGATCAATGGAATCGGGAGGGCATTTCAAATGGATCACGGATGATACACTGCTAGAAGCCATCTATACCTATTATGCGGATACGGAACGGTTCTCAAAAATGGTTGAGGACCATAATCAATTTGCAAGAGATTACGTAGAAGCTTTTGCCTATAAGAACTGGGACTTGGCGGACTACGTATCAGGCATCAATCCTTATCTGGAAAAAAGGACCGCCAGGATAGACAACAGAAAAGTGGTTTTAGAGAATGTCGAGTTTGAAAGCATCGTGGTCGGTAGAAAGCTCAAAACAAACGAAGAAATAGGCTGGGCAAAAGAGGCTAAAGAAAGAGCAAAGACTTTACACGAAACAATTGAAAGCTATTTGAATCATATGAATAAAGCACAACATCAATAAAGTGATAATATTCTTCAGGAAATTTCGGCAAAAACTGCTCTCTGAAAACAAATTCTCCAAGTACCTGCTTTATGCCATCGGCGAAATCATTCTCGTGGTTATTGGGATTTTGATTGCCTTACAAATTAATAACTGGAATGAACATCAAAATGATTTGAAAGTAGAGCGGACAAACATGATAAATCTTCTTGAGGATTTAAAGGACGACATTAAACTCTACGATGAATATCGTCAACGTAATGCAAAAATATATGACCGAATAGATTCTATTGTACCCAATATAAAGAGTGCAGATCGAAAGGCACATGTTGGTAAACTGGTGTACTGGTCACGTTTAGTCACCTTAGAATGGATGGTAATAGAGCCAATAAACAGAACCTATTCTGAAATGAAAAGTTCTGGACAGTTAAGGCTCATTAACGATATGGAAATAAGCAAACAACTCTCAAAATACTATAACTCATTTTCAAAATTCGAAATTCTAAATAATGCTGGACTATCTTGGGCAGAACAATATGTAGAATCCTTAGGTAAAATTTTTGATGCCGAAGCATCAATGAAAGTAATGCTTACTCAGCAGATGGGAGAGGCCCAACCCAACCAAATGTTAACCGAAGACCCAATCACTATTAATCAATTTTTAAATGCGTTAAACTTTTTTCAAGGCGCCATAAGTCGAGGCGACAAGCAAAGTTTAGAGAATGAGCAAAATGCGTTAATGATCATTGAGCTAATTGAAATCAAATACAATCTTAGCCGTGATTAAATTCTTCCGCCATATTCGACAAAATATGATTACCCAAAACAGAACCAAGAAGTATCTGCTCTACGCTATTGGCGAAATTATCCTAGTGGTTATTGGGATTTTGATTGCTTTGCAGATAAATAATTCTAATGAATTAAAGAAACAAAGGGTTAAGGAGGTCCAATTCTTAAAAAATCTTCAGAGCGATTTAATTTTTGAACAAGATGAACATGAACGCTACATAGCAATTCGGGAAAACATAGTGAACTCTGCTCAAATGGCTCTTGAACACTTTAATGGAAAGCCAGTAGACAATATTCAGATGTTTAATTACCTCACTTTTAATGTAGGTATCTGGCAAGAACTTCAGCGAAACAACAACACTTTTATTGAATTATTAAACTCTGGAAGCTTCACTATAATTTCGAACGACTCGAGAAAAAACGGATTGTTAAATTTAGATTTAATCCATAAAGAAATTATTTCAAACCGGGAACACTTAAGAAATGATTTAGAACAATATTTCTATGATCCCTGGTTTAGGACGGTAGATTTGGATCCATTAGCCCGAAGCTTTGTGTTCTATGCCAATAAAGGAGAGTTTGACAAAAATATAGAGCTTTCAAGGGATGAATTGGATGATCTTTTAATGGATAAAGTATTCAAGAACGGATTTGTTTTGTCCGTCTTTACCAATACACTGATAATAGAGGACTACAAGAGAATGAAAGAGCTAAACAAAAGTGTCGTTGAATTGATCGGTAACGAAATAAAGAATGACTAAGCCGTGATTAAATTCTTCCGCCATATTCGACAAAACATGATTAATGAAAACAGAACGAAGAAGTATCTGCTCTACGCTATTGGTGAAATCATCCTCGTGGTCATTGGGATTTTGATTGCGTTGCAAATCAATAACTGGAATGAAAATCGAAAATTAGCAGAAAATCAAAGAAAATTATATTCCAATTTAAAAATTGATTTTAAGTCAAGGCTAATTGAACTCAATGAAATATATGCCGGCAAACAAGAAAGTATTGAGGCTATTATCGAATTAAATAAGATCATAGCCAATAAAGCCGATCGCCCTAATGATAGCATAATGGATTACTTTTTATCAAGAACGGTCAATGGATTTAAGTTCAACGAAGATTTTAAAATGCTGGATGTGGTGTTCAATACAGGCTTGATCAATGATGTAAAGAACGAAAACTTAAAAAGACAGCTTATAGAATACCCTCAAAAAGTCGAAGAGATGCTGGAAGAGCAGCGTATGCACAACATCTTAATTGACTACAGATTGGTACCATTTTATTCCAATTACCTTGCCATGCGAGATATTTATAGGAAGTTTGACTTTAGGCAATATAATCTTCCAGGAAGAAATCAAGTGACGATGGAGAAAAATTATGACGGTCTATTATCAAGTCCCTTGTTTGAAAATTTTTTAGCAGAATCAGAAATGCTTATTCGAGTAACCTTGATAGATATTAAAAAACTTATGGATTCGGTCGAGGTTATTGTTACTCTTATAGAGGCCAAGACATGATCAAGTTCTTCCGACATATCCGTCAACGTTTGCTTTCCAAAAATAAATTTTCAAGGTATCTGCTCTACGCCATCGGCGAAATCATCCTTGTTGTCATTGGTATTTTGATAGCGCTTCAAATTAATAATTGGAATCAAAGTCGAATTCGAACCAAAGAAGAGCTGAGCATCCTCAAGGTGTTAAAAACGGGTCTTGATACAGATTTAAGAGACTTAAGGTTTAATGTAATTAGTATCCAAAAGAGTATAAGGTTTGCAGATGAGGTCATTAGGAGTATAGAGCGTGATGAGGCTTACCATGATTCCATACCCGATCAAATAGGGATCGCTATGTTTCCGGTAAAATTTGTGTATTCAACCAGCGCTTTTGAAACCTTAAAGGCAAAAGGGATTGACCTAGTTTCAAATACTCAGCTAAGAGACGCCATAGTGGAAGTGTATGATTCAGGATATGTTTTTTTTATTGAGACGGAGAAAGCCATCACCTTAGATGAAACTGAGCGTGCTCTTACCGAGGTATTCCCAGAGCATTTTGAAGAATCCTACGTATTCGATTTTGATAAGCCGGGTTATGAACCAAGACTGGTGCCTTTAGACTTCGAAAAGCTAAAGAAGGACCAGGAATTCATCTATTTTTTTAAGTCCTACAGAAATCGATTAAATATTTTCTCTAAGTTCCACTATAACTCAAGGATAATACCTCAAGTTGAAAATCTCATAGCACGTTTAGATGAAGAAGTTAATCGTTTAGCACTGTAGCGCAATTTTTAGATATGATCAAATTCTTCCGCCACATCCGTCAGTCAATGATTGACCAAAACCGAACCAGAAAATATTTGCTCTATGCGGTTGGGGAGATTATTCTAGTCGTTATTGGGATATTAATTGCACTACAAATTAATAATTGGAATGAAAACCGAAAATCAAAAATTCAAGGACAGTTATACTTAAATAGACTTTTGTCTGAAAACAAGGAAGATCTCGCCACCTTTAATAATAACATTAAGGAGCTTGAAAAGGGAATTGAAACGGTAAAAGCGCTATCAGCGGTTCTAAATAGCAACAGTACATCAGATTCACTTTTAATTGTCGCCGCCAACGACTTTTTTGGCTATGGTAGCATTTACCCTATTTTTTCCTCATCAACATCAACGTTTGAAGATTTATCGAGCACAGGGAATCTGAAGGACATTCAAAACGCTACTCTTCGCGACCAATTGGTAAAGCATTACGCCCTCCACAACCAAGTAAAGGAACGCATTAGAATAGGTACTGATTGGGCTTTACCTATTGATGCGCCTTTTACGTACAGCAATAGTATTATGAGGTTTGAACCTGTAACCAACCATTTATTTGGTGAACAATCCAACTTCGAATTGGCAAATCATTTAAGGGTAAAAAAGAACGAGTATATCAATAACGCCGCAATTCACCTTTGGCTCAATAAAGACGCGATTGCTCAATTGGAAATGCTGATAAAGGAAACCACGAGTATTATTAACGCCATAGAAAAAGAACTGCGAAGTAATTTTAATCCATGATAAAATTCTTTCGATATATACGCCGGTCTATGATTGATCAAAACAGAACCAAAAAGTACCTGCTTTACGCCATAGGTGAAATAATTCTTGTGGTTATAGGGATTTTGATTGCACTTCAAATTAATAATTGGAATGAAGATCGAAAAGCACGCGCTATGGAAATTGTGATACTTGAAAATCTAAAAACAGATCTCACCTTAGATACTCTAGATATTAACTTTAATTTAAAATATTACAAGCAGTTCATAGACGAAGAAAAGAAACTATTAAACTTTCTTACGAGTGACCTAGATACACCAGAAACACCTATAAATTATAATGCGGCACTAACCACGCCTTTGATCATTGTTTTACACGAATCTACATTTAATAACCTACAAAACAACAGTATAGGTATTATAACCAATAATAGTTTACAAAAGGATATTTCACGATTTTACGACTTCTTTAGTAAAGGCATCAAAATTATTGAAAACGAGCTATCATCATATGAAACATATGATGTTAAGCTGCCTTATTTCTTAAAATACTTTCAACTAGATCCTAACGGTAAACTAATGGTGCTCTCTAATGAAAAAAGAAAAGATTATTATAATCCAAATTTTGAAAAACAAGCTATTATTCTCAATAAAGTTAGTGAAGCCAAACAGGATGAGGGTTTTAAAGTTCTGTTGAACGAAAGCATATTTTTTAGACAAGTAACCATCGATTTTTACATCGATATGATAAGCCGAATCAAAGAACTGGATATTGCCATAACAAATGAATTGGAAATCTTAAGATCAGAATAAGACGAGATAACCTATGATTAAATTCTTTCGTCATATACGCCAAAATATGATTAACCAAAACAGAACCAAAAAGTACCTGCTTTATGCCATAGGGGAAATTGTTCTCGTGGTTATAGGGATTTTGATTGCTTTGCAGATTAACAACTGGAACGAAAATCAAAAGAATCTTCAAGTCACGAAGGAAATTTATTCCATAATAAAATCAGATTTGGAAGCGGATATCTTAGAAATTGAAACGTTCTAAGAGCATTACGAATCGGTTAGAAAGCCGCTTTTTATTTCTTTCTTAAAGGCAGAATTAACCCAAGAAAATGTTATAGAAAATCCACAATTACTGCTAGGTTTTACTGGATGGCAGGATATTCAGATAAATACCAGGGGCTACGAACTTTTCAAAAATCAACCTAACACGGCCGTTGTGGATCAGGATTTGGCTAAAGACATCGCCCATTTTTATAATAAGCACCTTTATGAAATTGAAATAGCACTGACAGAACTGGCCCAGGAGTTTTCAGATAATAATCTACATTTTAAAAGAAAGGGGTTCACTTGGAAGTATGTGCTGGGAGTTCAAGACAAAGAGTTTACGGACTATTACCTCAACAATGAGGATGCTAAAAATAGGATGGCTGCGTATTACCTGTTCTTTAAAATCTACACTAGCGAATTAATTGCCTTTAAAACGAATGCCGAGGCTCTTATACGATCTATAAATACGATAATAGATGATTAAATTCTTCCGCCACATCCGTCAGTCTATGATCAACCAAAACCGAACCAGAAAATATTTGCTCTATGCTATTGGCGAAATTATCCTTGTAGTCATTGGGATTCTCATTGCGCTACAAATCAATAATTGGAATGAGGAGCGAAAACAAGAAAACCTGGAGCAGGACTACCTGCAGGCACTAAAAAAGGAATTTGAGAACAATCTTAAAGAAGCAGATCGGGTAATAAAACTCAATGCAGATTTATTAAAGAATGCCCAGGAAATGGCCACGTACACAGGCCCTGACATACCTAGAATAGCAGAGAAAAGATTTGGCGAATTGTTCTTTGGGACCATCAATGCCGAGGTGCAATACCGTCCAGGCTCTGGTGTTACCCATGAGATTTTAAGCTCTGGTAAGCTGAATATATTTCAGAATAAAGAATTAAAAAACGCCCTGGCCTCTTTAGATGGTCTGTTGCTTAGTATACGATTTCAAGAAAAAGAAGAGCTTTCGTTATTTCGTTATGAATTAATGTTTCTGGGCCAAGATAACGTAAGCCTACGTAAAATGGCCCACGATGCCTATGGAGAAAATTTTGGTGTTGATCAAGGCCGTTTTTTGGACAGCAACCTCCATTTGTTACAGTCCAAAAGGTTTGACAACCGGCTTATGGGATTCATCTATACCTCGGGATATCTCGATGGTAGGTATAGGGAGCTTAAAAAGCATATTGAAGAAATTATTTCCATAATAGATTCTCAACTAGAATAGCTGCCATGCTTAAGTTTTTCCGCCATATCCGTCAACGTTTACTTTCCGAAAACAGATTTTCAAAGTATGCGCTATACGCTATTGGCGAAATTATCCTTGTGGTCATCGGTATTCTCATTGCCCTACAGATTAATGATTGGAACCAAGAACGCCTGGACGCCCGGGAAAGAAATGTAATCGTAAACGGTCTTCACGCCGAGTTTAAGCAAAACAAAATTCAAGTACAGAACATCGTCAAGACCTACCAAGCCTCTAAAAACAATGGAGTAACTCTGATGAACTACATAGGCCAGGAAGAATTTGGCACTCCCGAGAAAGACCGAATAAATAATTTATTGGATGGCATTTTCCCCGCCGTAGATTATCTGCCCTCCAATAATGCCATCGAAGAGATCATACAATCAGGGAAACTAAAAAATTTGAAGAATGCTGAGCTTTCTTCAAAGCTCTCAGCATGGAAAGTTTTAATGTTTACCATAGTCGGAAGAGAGGCAAAATTGGATCAATGGACCTTTTCTGAAGTTATTCCGTATTTAAACAAATACATTTCGTGGCGAGATGTTGGTGTTGTTAAAGAGTATGATTGGGCAACAAACGGCCAACTATCAACAAATTACCCAACCATTTTCAAAGACTTAGAGTTTGAGAATATTCTTGAGAACCAGATTTATTTAGTGAATAGTTGTTTGGTTCGATATGAGGAAGCACTGGTCCTGATAGAGGAGATCATTACGATGACCACCGCTGAAAAATAAGATCCGTTCCTATCGAGAGAAAATCAAGGATATAAGTTAAAGCAGGCATC includes:
- the mce gene encoding methylmalonyl-CoA epimerase, producing MNKIEHIGIAVENLEDANALYTQLLGAEPYKEEEVASERVRTSFFRSGPNKIELLQATHQESAIAKYISKYGPGVHHVAFSVGDIKAEMKRLAEAGFRLLNEEPKRGADNKWVAFVHPKSAGGVLVELCQEIAETK
- a CDS encoding GIY-YIG nuclease family protein gives rise to the protein MFVYVIRSDQDQRLYVGMTGDVERSLMEHNAGRTRSTKGYRPWRMLHIEEYPDRESARKREKYLKSGFGKYWLNKKYPTVLYLPT
- a CDS encoding GIY-YIG nuclease family protein, which translates into the protein MTGDVKRRLMEHNAGRTRSTKGYRPWRMLHIEEYPDREFARKREKYLKSGFGKYWLNKKYPTVL
- a CDS encoding nuclear transport factor 2 family protein produces the protein MRKHLILIAIALCLTAPATAQESTQKLDYRTGNPADWPEELDAVNGAPDNHKILLENDQVRVLDVTLAPNEVENLHHHRWPSVLYIMQAGEFTDQDAEGNFIMDSRELPEPLQFPLTMWKKPEAPHTVTNLSDTKSIHLVRVELKQNEGYSGASNLKIVNSVYESFGKGDIPAALAVMDKDVVWNEAESNSLAVGNPYIGPDAVLKGVFMKLGEMYQSFSLKDIKLHEMSDNQVLATLRYAITSKKGMDYEVQAAHHWTLKEGKIVQFQQYADTKKLADTEAN
- a CDS encoding ester cyclase, giving the protein MKWMYAVAVIVLVVGYSCTTNQNHDQKKMNAFGLDYTKAWNSQKPEQVAAFFEEGGTLIVNKGEPIKSRSAITDFAKGFMTAFPDMELTMDSLIKKNSSYNYYWTFRGTNKGPGGFGSKVIFSGFEQWTMGSGGLIQMSLGTFDVDDYNRQVKGNSRNE
- a CDS encoding DUF6090 family protein, which encodes MLKFFRNIRKKLIEQEHVRKYILYAVGEILLVVIGILIALQINNWNQERQEQQQLEASLLLMQLNLKEDIKKLEDQIAYNESIQKHIDTFFKMVANPEGTKHIPLNDIGDVAREKSFYSVTTALRSMESGGHFKWITDDTLLEAIYTYYADTERFSKMVEDHNQFARDYVEAFAYKNWDLADYVSGINPYLEKRTARIDNRKVVLENVEFESIVVGRKLKTNEEIGWAKEAKERAKTLHETIESYLNHMNKAQHQ
- a CDS encoding DUF6090 family protein, which produces MIIFFRKFRQKLLSENKFSKYLLYAIGEIILVVIGILIALQINNWNEHQNDLKVERTNMINLLEDLKDDIKLYDEYRQRNAKIYDRIDSIVPNIKSADRKAHVGKLVYWSRLVTLEWMVIEPINRTYSEMKSSGQLRLINDMEISKQLSKYYNSFSKFEILNNAGLSWAEQYVESLGKIFDAEASMKVMLTQQMGEAQPNQMLTEDPITINQFLNALNFFQGAISRGDKQSLENEQNALMIIELIEIKYNLSRD
- a CDS encoding DUF6090 family protein, which produces MITQNRTKKYLLYAIGEIILVVIGILIALQINNSNELKKQRVKEVQFLKNLQSDLIFEQDEHERYIAIRENIVNSAQMALEHFNGKPVDNIQMFNYLTFNVGIWQELQRNNNTFIELLNSGSFTIISNDSRKNGLLNLDLIHKEIISNREHLRNDLEQYFYDPWFRTVDLDPLARSFVFYANKGEFDKNIELSRDELDDLLMDKVFKNGFVLSVFTNTLIIEDYKRMKELNKSVVELIGNEIKND
- a CDS encoding DUF6090 family protein, coding for MINENRTKKYLLYAIGEIILVVIGILIALQINNWNENRKLAENQRKLYSNLKIDFKSRLIELNEIYAGKQESIEAIIELNKIIANKADRPNDSIMDYFLSRTVNGFKFNEDFKMLDVVFNTGLINDVKNENLKRQLIEYPQKVEEMLEEQRMHNILIDYRLVPFYSNYLAMRDIYRKFDFRQYNLPGRNQVTMEKNYDGLLSSPLFENFLAESEMLIRVTLIDIKKLMDSVEVIVTLIEAKT
- a CDS encoding DUF6090 family protein gives rise to the protein MIKFFRHIRQRLLSKNKFSRYLLYAIGEIILVVIGILIALQINNWNQSRIRTKEELSILKVLKTGLDTDLRDLRFNVISIQKSIRFADEVIRSIERDEAYHDSIPDQIGIAMFPVKFVYSTSAFETLKAKGIDLVSNTQLRDAIVEVYDSGYVFFIETEKAITLDETERALTEVFPEHFEESYVFDFDKPGYEPRLVPLDFEKLKKDQEFIYFFKSYRNRLNIFSKFHYNSRIIPQVENLIARLDEEVNRLAL
- a CDS encoding DUF6090 family protein; translation: MIKFFRHIRQSMIDQNRTRKYLLYAVGEIILVVIGILIALQINNWNENRKSKIQGQLYLNRLLSENKEDLATFNNNIKELEKGIETVKALSAVLNSNSTSDSLLIVAANDFFGYGSIYPIFSSSTSTFEDLSSTGNLKDIQNATLRDQLVKHYALHNQVKERIRIGTDWALPIDAPFTYSNSIMRFEPVTNHLFGEQSNFELANHLRVKKNEYINNAAIHLWLNKDAIAQLEMLIKETTSIINAIEKELRSNFNP
- a CDS encoding DUF6090 family protein, whose amino-acid sequence is MIDQNRTKKYLLYAIGEIILVVIGILIALQINNWNEDRKARAMEIVILENLKTDLTLDTLDINFNLKYYKQFIDEEKKLLNFLTSDLDTPETPINYNAALTTPLIIVLHESTFNNLQNNSIGIITNNSLQKDISRFYDFFSKGIKIIENELSSYETYDVKLPYFLKYFQLDPNGKLMVLSNEKRKDYYNPNFEKQAIILNKVSEAKQDEGFKVLLNESIFFRQVTIDFYIDMISRIKELDIAITNELEILRSE
- a CDS encoding DUF6090 family protein, with protein sequence MINQNRTKKYLLYAIGEIVLVVIGILIALQINNWNENQKNLQVTKEIYSIIKSDLEADILEIETF
- a CDS encoding DUF6090 family protein — encoded protein: MIKFFRHIRQSMINQNRTRKYLLYAIGEIILVVIGILIALQINNWNEERKQENLEQDYLQALKKEFENNLKEADRVIKLNADLLKNAQEMATYTGPDIPRIAEKRFGELFFGTINAEVQYRPGSGVTHEILSSGKLNIFQNKELKNALASLDGLLLSIRFQEKEELSLFRYELMFLGQDNVSLRKMAHDAYGENFGVDQGRFLDSNLHLLQSKRFDNRLMGFIYTSGYLDGRYRELKKHIEEIISIIDSQLE
- a CDS encoding DUF6090 family protein, yielding MLKFFRHIRQRLLSENRFSKYALYAIGEIILVVIGILIALQINDWNQERLDARERNVIVNGLHAEFKQNKIQVQNIVKTYQASKNNGVTLMNYIGQEEFGTPEKDRINNLLDGIFPAVDYLPSNNAIEEIIQSGKLKNLKNAELSSKLSAWKVLMFTIVGREAKLDQWTFSEVIPYLNKYISWRDVGVVKEYDWATNGQLSTNYPTIFKDLEFENILENQIYLVNSCLVRYEEALVLIEEIITMTTAEK